CGGCCCCGCTGCGCACCCTCGCGCACGTCAGCGACACCCACCTGCTCGCCGGGGGTGCGCGGCAGTTCGGCGCGATCGACACCACCGCCCACGCCCGGGAGGCCTTGGAGCGGCTCACCCGGCTCGACCCCGCGCCGGACGCGATCGTCGTCACCGGTGACCTCGCCGACCAGGGCGAGCCGGCGGCATACCGCGAGCTGCGGGCGATGGTGGAGCCGGTCGCGACCGACCTCGGCGCGCAGGTCGTGTGGGTCGTGGGCAACCACGACGAGCGCCCGGCCTACGCCGCGGAGCTCTTCGGCCTCGAGGTCGGGGTCGACGACCCGCAGGACGCGGTGTACGACATCGGCGGGCTCCGCGTGGTCGCGCTGGACACCACGGTCCCGGGCTACCACCACGGGGAGCTGCGCGAGGAGCAGCTGCGCTGGCTGGCCGAGGTGCTCGCGACGCCGGCCGAGCACGGCACGGTCCTGGCGCTGCACCACCCGCCGATCCCCGTCCCGATGGTGCCGGCCGCCGCGATCATCGAGCTGCTCGACCAGGACCGGCTGGCCGCCGTGCTCGAGGGCACCGACGTCGTCAGCATCCTCGGCGGGCACTTCCACTTCTCCTCGCACTCGACCTTCGCCGGGATCCCGGTGAGCGTGGCGGCGGCGACGTGCTACCTCGAGGACCCGGCGCCGCTCGGGCGGTTCACCTCGACGCTCGACGCGCACCAGTCCGTCAACGTCGTCCACGTGTATGCCGACCGCGTCGTCCACACGGTCGTCCCCGTCGCCCCGGCGCCGGAGGTCCGGGGCCACCCGGCCGAGGTCGTCGAGCAGCTCGCCGCGCTGACCCCGGAGCAGCGGCGCGAGATGATCTCCCGCAAGGGGGCGCGCAGCGCCGAGGGGTGAGGCGGTCGGGCGACCTAGGGTGGGCCGGTGCCCGACCTCGTCCCTGCCGCCTTCGCCGACCTCGTCCGCGACCGCCCTGCCGACGAGGTGCTCGGCGCGCTGCCCGAGCGGGCCGGGCTGCCCCCCGCCGTGGACGGGGCGACCTGGCTCGCCGGCCTGCCCGCGCTGGTGGACCGGCTGCTCGACGGCTGGCGGCTGACGACCACCGGGGCCAGCCGGCACGGCGAGTGCGCGCTCGTGGTGCCGGTGCGACGGCACACCGGGGAGGCGGCCGCGCTCAAGGTGACCTGGCCGCACGCCGAGTCACGGCACGAGCACCTCGCCCTGAGGGCCTGGGACGGCCGGGGTGCCGTGCGCCTGCTGGCCGCGGAGCCGGTCTCCGGCGCGCTGCTGCTCGAGGGCCTGGACCCCGACCGGTGCCTGCGCGAGCGGCCGCTCCTGGAGGCGTGCGAGGTCGTCGGCCAGCTCATGCGCGAGCTGGACCGGCCGGCGCTCCCCCGGATCGACGCGGTCGCGACGAAGGCGCAGCGGTGGGCCGAGCAGCTCGCCCGCCCGACCCCCAGCGTGCCCCGCCGGCTCACCGAGCAGGCGGCCGCGACCCTCCCCGACCTGCTGGCCCAGCCCGGCCCG
This genomic window from Serinicoccus chungangensis contains:
- a CDS encoding metallophosphoesterase, producing the protein MSTPQFGQHPAPLRTLAHVSDTHLLAGGARQFGAIDTTAHAREALERLTRLDPAPDAIVVTGDLADQGEPAAYRELRAMVEPVATDLGAQVVWVVGNHDERPAYAAELFGLEVGVDDPQDAVYDIGGLRVVALDTTVPGYHHGELREEQLRWLAEVLATPAEHGTVLALHHPPIPVPMVPAAAIIELLDQDRLAAVLEGTDVVSILGGHFHFSSHSTFAGIPVSVAAATCYLEDPAPLGRFTSTLDAHQSVNVVHVYADRVVHTVVPVAPAPEVRGHPAEVVEQLAALTPEQRREMISRKGARSAEG
- a CDS encoding aminoglycoside phosphotransferase family protein — its product is MPDLVPAAFADLVRDRPADEVLGALPERAGLPPAVDGATWLAGLPALVDRLLDGWRLTTTGASRHGECALVVPVRRHTGEAAALKVTWPHAESRHEHLALRAWDGRGAVRLLAAEPVSGALLLEGLDPDRCLRERPLLEACEVVGQLMRELDRPALPRIDAVATKAQRWAEQLARPTPSVPRRLTEQAAATLPDLLAQPGPPSLVHEDLHDLNVLAPLPRSADRGDWLAIDPKPVAGEWAYAVAPVVWNRAVEAARASNLRTHARVRADVVAEAAGLDEDRVRAWTFVRLVLNAVWAAPYAPASDDFRARMIALAKAFTD